A stretch of Desulfarculaceae bacterium DNA encodes these proteins:
- a CDS encoding response regulator transcription factor, with translation MADKRIRVFIADDHAIVREGIRQLVGSQEDMVVVGEAGDGLEALEAAKTLRPDVMLLDIAMPGVSGLEAVSLIKDAVPGCQVVILTMHSKDTFVHRVLDSGALGYVLKASPTGDVIKAIRAARQGEYFLSSKIKAEVVNAYLDSRKKAPAVKGYDLLSEREQQVFRLVAEGNSTNQIADVLCVSPKTVEKHRTNIMKKLGLKDRLDLVKMAVRIGIIDPQLWDN, from the coding sequence TTGGCCGACAAGCGGATCCGGGTATTCATCGCCGACGACCACGCCATCGTGCGCGAGGGCATCCGGCAGCTGGTGGGCAGCCAGGAGGACATGGTGGTGGTGGGCGAGGCCGGCGACGGCCTGGAGGCCCTGGAAGCGGCCAAGACCCTTCGGCCGGACGTGATGCTCCTGGACATCGCCATGCCCGGAGTGAGCGGCCTGGAGGCGGTGAGCCTTATCAAGGACGCGGTGCCCGGCTGCCAGGTGGTGATCCTCACCATGCACAGCAAGGACACCTTCGTGCACCGGGTGCTGGACAGCGGCGCCCTGGGCTACGTGCTCAAGGCTTCGCCCACCGGCGACGTGATCAAAGCCATCCGCGCCGCCCGCCAGGGGGAGTATTTCCTCAGCTCCAAGATCAAGGCCGAGGTGGTAAACGCCTACCTGGACAGCCGCAAGAAGGCCCCGGCGGTCAAGGGCTACGACCTGCTGTCCGAACGCGAGCAGCAGGTTTTCCGCTTGGTGGCCGAGGGCAACTCCACCAACCAGATCGCCGACGTGCTCTGCGTGAGCCCCAAGACGGTGGAAAAGCACCGCACCAATATCATGAAGAAATTGGGGCTCAAGGACCGCCTGGATTTGGTGAAGATGGCGGTGCGCATCGGCATCATCGACCCCCAGCTCTGGGACAACTAA
- a CDS encoding PAS domain S-box protein, whose protein sequence is MFESLTVITVFCLYMGLIFALAVWAERRQAAGKSVVNNPLVYALSLSVYCTTWTYYGSVGYAANSGLLFLTIYLGPTMVVMFWWGLLRKLVRIKTTHHITSIADFIGARYEKSVPLAGLATIIALVGTMPYIALQLKAVLTTFDMITQDTGMASAFIGSHVGPIVLVLMVVFTIIFGVRRLDPTERHEGIVMAVAAEGLVKLVLFMAAGVFVVYVLYDGFGDIFARYARLSENLPGLAVGSRTTNFLTWTSYLVLSASAVMFLPRQFHIAVVENQNEEHIKKAMWLFPLYMFLINLFVYPIALAGLLDGLPLASADTYVLQLPLKSGNHLLTLLVFLGGFSAATSMVLITSMTMATMISNHLLLPLVDWIPALGFIERHLLKSRWLAVTCFILMGYWFERLVGGEVMLVNIGIISFAAVLQFAPAIVGGIFWRQANSRGAVLGLSAGSLVWAYTMLLPALVTGGWFSPHLIEHGPLGIDFLRPERLFGVRGMDPVSHSVFWSLLANVVAYILGSLARRPDQQAQRDAESFVHALTDEGRLTRGVRHEAYISLAEKRRRIESLLLRYFEPAGAAAITEKSLHETQLVGRERISITELADLYNEVEKNLAGVVGTAGAHRALMSAGVFTPREAQELSEVYGEILAGLRARPEDLKRRINYLQERQQLTNLHAEELEEKVVELQNQILRRKMAEQQVRESEERYRTAIEYSNDGVVLIKDNILWYVNRKFAEMFGYDSRREIVGRSLGTIVHPEDRERVVAISAGRRQGQVVPSRYDFKGLRKDGSSLFIAVSATIVSYKGRTVNLAYLRDVTDRRRHEDEIRQLSRRLIQGAEDERKRLAADLHDEFGQSLTALHLGVRSLESSLPTELALQQARCEQLILRIEDLAENVRKISSDLRPDMLDHLGLIPTLEWYAEELRQRATGLEVEFKAVGFKRRLDPKVEIVLYRIMQEALNNVVKHAGAGKVSIRLTYSHPTAIMVISDDGRGMDISKDAPAREPSSGIGLISMRERVASVGGTIDIRSEPGKGTTIRVALPDQPPPNAEPLLEAEA, encoded by the coding sequence ATGTTCGAAAGCCTCACGGTCATCACCGTCTTCTGCCTGTACATGGGCCTGATCTTCGCCCTGGCGGTGTGGGCAGAGCGGCGCCAGGCCGCGGGCAAGAGCGTGGTCAACAACCCCCTGGTCTACGCCCTGTCGCTCAGCGTCTACTGCACCACCTGGACCTATTACGGCTCGGTGGGCTACGCGGCCAACAGCGGGCTGCTGTTTCTGACCATCTACCTGGGCCCCACCATGGTGGTGATGTTCTGGTGGGGCCTGCTGCGCAAGCTGGTGCGCATCAAGACCACCCACCACATCACCTCCATCGCCGACTTCATCGGCGCGCGCTACGAAAAATCGGTGCCCCTGGCCGGGCTTGCCACCATCATCGCCCTGGTGGGCACCATGCCCTACATCGCCTTGCAGTTAAAGGCGGTGCTCACCACCTTTGACATGATCACCCAGGACACCGGCATGGCCAGCGCCTTCATCGGCTCCCACGTGGGGCCCATCGTGCTGGTGCTGATGGTGGTGTTCACCATCATCTTCGGGGTGCGCCGCCTGGACCCCACCGAGCGCCACGAGGGCATCGTCATGGCCGTGGCCGCCGAGGGCCTGGTCAAGCTGGTCTTGTTCATGGCCGCGGGCGTGTTCGTGGTCTACGTGCTCTACGACGGCTTCGGCGACATCTTCGCCCGCTACGCCCGGCTGAGCGAAAATCTGCCCGGCCTGGCGGTGGGCTCGCGCACCACCAACTTCCTCACCTGGACCAGCTACCTGGTGCTTTCGGCCAGCGCGGTGATGTTTTTGCCCCGCCAGTTCCACATCGCGGTGGTGGAGAACCAGAACGAGGAGCACATCAAAAAGGCGATGTGGCTCTTCCCGCTCTACATGTTTTTGATCAACCTGTTCGTGTACCCCATCGCCCTGGCCGGGCTCTTGGACGGCCTGCCTCTGGCCTCGGCCGACACCTACGTGTTGCAGCTACCGCTAAAAAGCGGCAACCATTTGCTCACCCTGCTGGTGTTCCTGGGCGGCTTTTCGGCGGCCACCTCCATGGTGCTCATCACCTCCATGACCATGGCCACCATGATCTCCAACCACCTGCTGCTCCCCTTGGTGGACTGGATTCCGGCCCTGGGCTTTATCGAGCGCCATTTGCTCAAGTCCCGCTGGCTGGCCGTGACCTGCTTCATCCTCATGGGCTATTGGTTCGAGCGCCTGGTGGGCGGCGAGGTGATGCTGGTCAACATCGGCATCATCTCCTTCGCGGCGGTCTTGCAGTTCGCCCCGGCCATCGTGGGGGGCATCTTCTGGCGCCAGGCCAACTCCCGGGGCGCGGTGCTGGGGCTCAGCGCGGGCTCCCTGGTGTGGGCCTACACCATGCTCCTGCCCGCCCTGGTCACCGGCGGCTGGTTCTCGCCCCACCTCATTGAGCACGGCCCCCTGGGCATCGATTTCCTCAGGCCCGAGCGCCTCTTCGGGGTGCGGGGCATGGACCCGGTGAGCCACAGCGTGTTCTGGAGCCTGTTGGCCAACGTGGTGGCCTATATCCTGGGCTCCCTGGCCCGGCGGCCGGACCAGCAGGCCCAGCGCGACGCGGAGAGCTTCGTGCACGCCCTTACCGACGAGGGGCGCCTGACCCGGGGGGTGCGCCACGAGGCCTATATCAGCTTGGCCGAGAAGCGCCGCCGCATCGAGTCGCTCCTTTTGCGCTACTTCGAGCCCGCCGGCGCGGCGGCCATCACCGAAAAGAGCCTGCACGAGACCCAGCTGGTGGGCCGGGAGCGCATCTCCATCACCGAGCTGGCCGATCTGTACAACGAGGTGGAAAAGAACCTGGCCGGCGTGGTGGGCACCGCTGGCGCGCACCGCGCCCTGATGTCGGCCGGGGTCTTCACCCCCCGCGAAGCCCAGGAGCTCAGCGAGGTCTACGGCGAGATTTTGGCCGGCCTGCGGGCGCGGCCCGAGGACCTGAAACGGCGCATCAACTATTTGCAAGAGCGCCAGCAGCTGACCAACCTGCACGCCGAGGAGCTGGAAGAAAAGGTGGTGGAGCTGCAAAACCAGATACTCAGGCGCAAGATGGCCGAGCAGCAGGTGCGCGAGAGCGAGGAGCGCTACCGCACGGCCATCGAATATTCCAACGACGGCGTGGTGTTGATCAAGGACAACATCCTCTGGTACGTGAACCGCAAGTTCGCCGAAATGTTCGGCTATGACTCGCGGCGGGAGATCGTGGGGCGCTCCCTGGGCACCATCGTGCATCCCGAGGACCGCGAGCGGGTGGTGGCCATCAGCGCGGGGCGCCGCCAGGGCCAGGTGGTGCCCAGCCGCTACGACTTCAAGGGACTACGCAAGGACGGCAGCTCCCTGTTCATCGCGGTGAGCGCCACCATCGTTTCCTACAAGGGGCGCACCGTGAACCTGGCCTATCTGCGCGACGTGACCGACCGCCGCCGCCACGAGGACGAGATACGCCAGCTCTCCCGCCGCCTGATCCAGGGGGCCGAGGACGAGCGCAAGCGCCTGGCCGCGGACCTGCACGACGAGTTCGGCCAATCCCTGACCGCCCTGCACCTGGGGGTGCGCTCCCTGGAGAGCAGCCTGCCCACGGAGCTGGCCTTGCAGCAGGCCCGCTGCGAGCAGCTCATCCTGCGCATAGAGGACCTGGCCGAAAACGTGCGCAAGATATCTTCGGACCTGCGGCCGGACATGCTGGACCACCTGGGCCTCATCCCCACTTTGGAGTGGTATGCCGAGGAACTTCGCCAGCGGGCCACGGGCCTGGAGGTGGAGTTCAAGGCGGTGGGTTTTAAAAGAAGGCTTGACCCCAAGGTCGAGATCGTCTTGTATCGAATAATGCAGGAAGCTCTGAACAATGTGGTGAAGCACGCCGGGGCCGGGAAGGTGAGCATTCGCCTGACCTACTCCCATCCCACGGCCATCATGGTTATCAGCGACGACGGGCGGGGCATGGATATCTCCAAAGACGCCCCGGCCCGAGAGCCTTCCTCTGGCATCGGCCTGATAAGCATGCGCGAGCGGGTGGCCTCGGTGGGAGGCACCATCGATATCCGCTCCGAACCGGGCAAAGGCACCACCATCCGGGTGGCCCTGCCCGACCAGCCGCCGCCGAACGCCGAACCCCTTCTCGAGGCCGAGGCCTAG
- a CDS encoding DUF4212 domain-containing protein, whose translation MAWLLAIWAFVSYGLGIIFVNPLNHIHMGGFPLGFWFAQQGSIYVFVVLIFVYCKLMRRLDREFDVDE comes from the coding sequence ATGGCGTGGTTACTTGCCATATGGGCATTCGTGTCCTATGGGTTGGGGATCATATTCGTTAATCCGCTCAATCACATCCACATGGGCGGGTTCCCCCTGGGCTTCTGGTTCGCGCAGCAAGGCTCCATCTATGTGTTCGTGGTCCTCATCTTTGTTTACTGCAAGCTTATGCGCCGGCTGGACCGTGAATTCGACGTGGATGAGTAG
- a CDS encoding cation acetate symporter, whose amino-acid sequence MGILGWTYVFVGITFALYIFVAWRTRVSDTKGFYVAGMGVPPVANGMATAADWMSAASFISMAGLISFLGYPGAYYLMGWTGGYVLLALLLAPYLRKFGKYTVPDFVGDRYYSTAARLVAAACTVFVSYTYVCGQMRGVGVVFSRFLEVDINTGVIIGMCIVFIYAALGGMKGITWTQVCQYCVLILAYLIPAIAISMKVTGVPIPQIGFGSTIAAGHADAGKYLLDTLNIIAKDLGFVQYTATFATVKTNMLNVLCITFALMVGTAGLPHVIIRFYTVPGVRQARASAGWALLFIAILYTTAPAVAAFARYNMINTLEDKPYVERPQWYTNWQKPGLVAWVDKNGDGIIQYRPGAAFVGRPNFQVKDGKRVLGKYGQPLLNNKITANKNELYVDRDIMVLASPEIGGLSAWVVGLVAAGGLAAALSTAAGLLLAVSSSISHDFYFRVINPQATEKQRVLVARIFIGLAIVLAGYFGIYPPAFVAQVVAFAFGLAASSIFPVILLGIFSKKTTREGAITGMVCGILFTGIYIIQTKFMGVGNWFFGITPEGIGTIGMCINLLVTFGVSRVTKAPPEEIQELVESVRIPRGSGEATDH is encoded by the coding sequence ATGGGAATTCTAGGCTGGACTTACGTATTCGTCGGAATAACCTTCGCCCTCTATATCTTCGTCGCCTGGCGCACCCGGGTGTCCGACACCAAGGGCTTCTACGTGGCGGGCATGGGCGTGCCCCCGGTGGCCAACGGCATGGCCACCGCGGCGGACTGGATGAGCGCGGCGAGCTTCATCTCCATGGCCGGCCTCATCAGCTTCCTGGGTTATCCCGGGGCCTACTACCTGATGGGCTGGACCGGAGGCTATGTGCTGCTGGCTCTGTTGCTGGCGCCGTACCTGCGTAAATTCGGAAAGTACACGGTGCCCGACTTCGTGGGCGACCGCTACTACTCCACGGCCGCGCGTCTGGTGGCCGCGGCCTGTACGGTGTTCGTGTCCTACACCTACGTCTGCGGCCAGATGCGCGGCGTGGGCGTGGTCTTTAGCCGCTTCCTCGAGGTGGACATCAACACCGGTGTGATCATCGGTATGTGTATCGTGTTCATCTACGCGGCCCTGGGCGGCATGAAGGGAATCACCTGGACCCAGGTGTGTCAGTACTGCGTGCTGATCCTGGCCTACCTGATTCCTGCCATCGCCATCTCCATGAAGGTCACCGGGGTGCCCATCCCTCAGATCGGCTTCGGCAGCACCATCGCCGCCGGCCACGCCGACGCGGGCAAGTACCTATTGGACACCCTGAACATCATAGCGAAAGATTTAGGGTTTGTGCAGTACACCGCGACCTTCGCCACGGTGAAGACCAACATGCTCAACGTGCTGTGCATCACCTTCGCCCTGATGGTGGGCACCGCCGGTCTGCCTCACGTCATCATCCGTTTCTACACGGTGCCCGGCGTGCGTCAGGCCCGGGCCAGCGCCGGCTGGGCCCTCCTGTTCATCGCCATCCTCTACACCACCGCCCCCGCCGTGGCGGCCTTCGCCCGCTACAACATGATCAACACCCTGGAGGACAAGCCATACGTTGAGCGGCCCCAATGGTATACCAACTGGCAAAAGCCGGGACTGGTGGCCTGGGTGGACAAAAACGGGGACGGCATTATCCAGTACCGTCCCGGCGCGGCCTTTGTGGGCCGGCCCAACTTCCAGGTCAAGGACGGCAAGCGGGTGCTGGGTAAGTACGGCCAGCCCCTGCTGAACAACAAGATCACCGCCAATAAGAACGAACTTTACGTCGACCGCGACATCATGGTGTTGGCCAGTCCGGAGATCGGAGGCCTGTCCGCCTGGGTGGTCGGCTTGGTGGCAGCCGGAGGTCTGGCCGCGGCCCTATCCACGGCGGCGGGTCTGCTCTTGGCGGTCTCGTCTTCCATCAGCCACGACTTCTACTTCCGGGTGATAAACCCGCAGGCCACTGAGAAGCAGCGCGTGCTGGTGGCCCGTATCTTCATCGGCCTGGCCATCGTATTGGCGGGTTACTTCGGCATCTATCCTCCAGCGTTCGTGGCTCAGGTGGTGGCCTTCGCCTTCGGCCTTGCCGCGTCGAGCATCTTCCCGGTCATCTTGCTGGGCATCTTCAGCAAGAAGACCACGCGGGAGGGTGCCATCACCGGCATGGTCTGCGGCATCCTGTTCACGGGCATCTACATCATCCAGACCAAGTTCATGGGCGTGGGCAACTGGTTCTTCGGGATCACCCCCGAGGGCATCGGCACCATCGGCATGTGCATCAACCTGCTCGTGACCTTCGGTGTCAGCCGCGTCACCAAGGCTCCGCCCGAGGAGATCCAGGAGCTGGTGGAGAGCGTGCGCATTCCGCGCGGCTCCGGCGAGGCCACGGACCACTAG